AGAAAAATCAAGTTGTATCGTGAAAATACTAATTTGAGCATAAGATTAATGGTGTCCAAGATGCAAAGGAAATATGATAAGTATTGGGGAACTCTAAATGTTATTAACATGTTGTTGTTAAATGCAATTGTGCTTGATCCATGTCCCAAGTTGGATTTTGTAAATTGGATTTTGGATGAGTcatttggtgttgaaaagggaCGAGAACTCAAGTCAAAATTGTCTACTTGCTTGATTTCTCTTTATGATCACTACCAAGGCAAAGAAGATGAATCTCAAAGTTATCAAGATGCTAAATCTGAACTTGACAGATATCTGAAAGAAGATTGTGAGCCTAGAAACAAGTCGATAGAGTTGGATATTTTGGGTTAGTGGAAGAgaaattcaactcaattccCTATTATTTCACTTATGGCTCAAGAAGTTTTAGCCATACCGGTTTCTACAGTTGCTTCTGAGAGTGTGTTTAGTATTGGAGGGAGGATTATTGACCCTTATCGGAGCTCCTTGACACCATATATGGTAGAAGCTCTTGTATGCACTCAAGATTGGGTAATAGATGAGCCTTTTGGACTAATTAAAAGAGATTGAAAAAGCTGAACAAGGTAATatacttctttttcttattgCTTGTTTGTTACTAATTGTTAGTTTTCTATAATTaatgagatatttttttatgtaggGAGAAATTCTTCAACAAATGTTGGCACGCTTTTTTCTTTAGAAGATGATTAGAATATTGTAATGGGCCAATTATGTTGGATTTGAGTTAGTTTATTTTTACTTCATTTAAGTTAGTGTCATATTATACCATGTTTTGAATGTTGTCATTGAACAAAAATTAAGACAATGCTTTAGTTTATTAGTACGTGCATATTTTATGATTCTTGCAACTTTTgatttagagagagagagagaaagtgtaagggggagaaagagagagaaagaaagagaaaaaaggggAGAGAGTANNNNNNNNNNNNNNNNNNNNNNNNNNNNNNNNNNNNNNNNNNNNNNNNNNNNNNNNNNNNNNNNNNNNNNNNNNNNNNNNNNNNNNNNNNNNNNNNNNNNNNNNNNNNNNNNNNNNNNNNNNNNNNNNNNNNNNNNNNNNNNNNNNNNNNNNNNNNNNNNNNNNNNNNNNNNNNNNNNNNNNNNNNNNNNNNNNNNNNNNNNNNNNNNNNNNNNNNNNNNNNNNNNNNNNNNNNNNNNNNNNNNNNNNNNNNNNNNNNNNNNNNNNNNNNNNNNNNNNNNNNNNNNNNNNNNNNNNNNNNNNNNNNNNNNNNNNNNNNNNNNNNNNNNNNNNNNNNNNNNNNNNNNNNNNNNNNNNNNNNNNNNNNNNNNNNNNNNNNNNNNNNNNNNNNNNNNNNNNNNNNNNNNNNNNNNNNNNNNNNNNNNNNNNNNNNNNNNNNNNNNNNNNNNNNNNNNNNNNNNNNNNNaaaagaagagaatatactataaattccaaaatatcaatgaatattaattctaattagatgagcgggacttttagctttttgtttctgaactgttttggcatctcactttttcctttgaagtttagaatgattggcatctctaggaacttagaatttcagatagtgttattgaNNNNNNNNNNNNNNNNNNNNNNNNNNNNNNNNNNNNNNNNNNNNNNNNNNNNNNNNNNNNNNNNNNNNNNNNNNNNNNNNNNNNNNNNNNNNNNNNNNNNNNNNNNNNNNNNNNNNNNNNNNNNNNNNNNNNNNNNNNNNNNNNNNNNNNNNNNNNNNNNNNNNNNNNNNNNNNNNNNNNNNNNNNNNNNNNNNNNNNNNNNNNNNNNNNNNNNNNNNNNNNNNNNNNNNNNNNNNNNNNNNttggatcctttttacccttgccttttggttttaagggctattggctttttctgcttgctttttctcttttttttttcaaaatattttttttccgtcaattaattttttaattgtttatttttttcgccattcactgctttttcttgcttcaagaatcaaattcatgatttttcagattgtcaataacacttcttcttgttcatcattcttttaagagccaacaattttaacattcataaacaacaagataaaaaatatgcattgtttaagcattcattcagaaagcaagaagtattgtcaccacatcaatataattaaactaaattcaaggataaatttgaaattcatgtacttcttgttctttttgaattaaaacatttttcttttaagagaggtgaaggattcatggaactattcataatctttaaggcatagttactacatactaatgatcatgtaatagataaacatataaaaaaatgaaaagtaggaaaaaaattttagaacaaggaatgagtccacctgagtgagggtggcgccttcttgaagatccaatggtgctttttgagctcctttatgtctcttccttgcttctgttgcatgatccctagtgattttggtgttcctatccttagttgcttccaataattatgtggaggaacatgtatcccctaaggtatctcagggatttcttgatttgcagtcaaatattctaccactgagctatagaccctttagatgagtctttccatctcccatgactcggaggtggaagctttttgtctttcctttttctcttttttttttcttctttttttttttttg
This DNA window, taken from Arachis duranensis cultivar V14167 unplaced genomic scaffold, aradu.V14167.gnm2.J7QH unplaced_Scaffold_94272, whole genome shotgun sequence, encodes the following:
- the LOC107472134 gene encoding uncharacterized protein LOC107472134 gives rise to the protein MVSKMQRKYDKYWGTLNVINMLLLNAIVLDPCPKLDFVNWILDESFGVEKGRELKSKLSTCLISLYDHYQGKEDESQSYQDAKSELDRYLKEDCEPRNKSIELDILG